In Trichoderma atroviride chromosome 2, complete sequence, one DNA window encodes the following:
- a CDS encoding uncharacterized protein (EggNog:ENOG41) — translation MSSLVQFPKQCSVYENTTISTSTCPYQILSRLPQQLQPPQSATSSSIASSKSSPKCPAQPPPLDKSLPPLPPKNLLRALPPIPPRNPLKLLPIRPRSPFTTPPPFWPLPATPTTTPIPASDPRRLSQASTLQDLTQPRDSSRRDSFTLPPTTALSQNSGLTNPNLDLNNLHLLTQEGFYHVKLYPAVGSSPSQIQYWLRAEDVLVGLPGKDRVPAGHWSKLVQLAQETSIGQRSGQESERKSAEVQEVSLLTALYTPGQEEGTVMDVVDTKE, via the coding sequence ATGTCTTCTCTAGTTCAATTCCCAAAACAGTGCAGTGTCTACGAAAATACTACTATATCTACGTCGACATGCCCCTACCAAATTCTCTCGAGACTTCCTCAGCAGCTACAACCCCCCCAGTCAGCAACGTCCTCTTCAATTGCCTCTTCAAAGTCTTCTCCAAAATGTCCTGCCCAACCTCCCCCCCTAGACAAATCTCTCCCGCCGCTCCCTCCCAAGAACCTTCTCAGAGCTCTCCCACCAATTCCTCCCAGAAACCCTCTCAAGCTTCTTCCCATCCGTCCCAGAAGCCCCTTTACAACTCCTCCTCCCTTTTGGCCTCTGCCCGCAACACCCACAACAACCCCAATCCCTGCCAGTGATCCCAGAAGACTTTCTCAAGCGTCAACTCTCCAGGATCTCACTCAGCCGAGAGACTCTTCTCGTCGTGACTCATTCACTCTTCCGCCCACAACTGCCCTCTCACAAAATAGCGGCCTCACCAATCCCAATCTCGACCTCAATAATCTGCATCTCCTCACCCAAGAAGGCTTCTATCACGTCAAACTCTATCCCGCTGTTGGctcttccccttctcaaATACAATATTGGCTCCGCGCAGAGGACGTTCTGGTAGGTCTTCCGGGAAAGGACCGTGTTCCTGCGGGACATTGGTCGAAACTTGTGCAGCTCGCGCAAGAGACAAGCATTGGGCAGAGAAGTGGTCAAGAGTCAGAGCGAAAGAGCGCAGAGGTCCAAGAGGTGAGTCTTTTAACCGCGTTGTATACTCCTGGGCAAGAAGAGGGCACGGTGATGGACGTCGTGGACACGAAAGAATAA
- a CDS encoding uncharacterized protein (EggNog:ENOG41~TransMembrane:4 (i7-28o100-123i135-158o178-201i)): MGVGTFFHYFGTVLLLAATALLIVVSVTSPVVNDLSILKVDFSGSNAVDRITYGTFGYCIIHSNGPDTCTSSHVGYDATAALAQVTQVSFSKGDRDSAKVLTRVLILHPIAAGLTFLAFLLCLGTSFLGSFVASLFSFLAFVVTLVAMACDFAAFGIIKHAVNSRGPNNVVARWGPTVWCILVAAVLTLIATVLVFITCCAGRSKKRRAHRSKADY; this comes from the exons ATGGGTGTCGGTACTTTCTTTCACTACTTCGGCACAGtactgctgcttgctgccaCAGCACTTCTGATCGTTGTGTCGGTTACGTCGCCTGTCGTCAATGacctctccatcttgaagGTCGACTTTTCTGGTAGCAACGCTGTAGACAGAATAACGTATGGAACATTTGGCTACTGTATCATCCACTCAAA TGGACCAGATACCTGCACCTCTTCTCACGTTGGCTAcgatgccaccgccgccctGGCTCAGGTTACTCAGGTCTCGTTCTCTAAAGGCGACCGTGATAGCGCCAAGGTTCTCACGAGGGTGCTGATTCTGCACCCAATCGCCGCCGGCCTCACCTTTTTGGCCTTCTTGCTCTGCCTGGGCACCAGCTTTCTCGGTTCTTTTgtcgcctctctcttctccttcttggcctttgtcgtcaccctcgtcgccatggcctgtgactttgctgcctttggtATCATCAAGCACGCTGTCAACTCTCGCGGCCCCAACAATGTCGTCGCTCGATGGGGTCCTACCGTCTGGTGCATTCTCGTCGCTGCCGTCTTGACCTTGATCGCCACTGTTTTGGTCTTCATTACCTGCTGTGCTGGTCGCTCCAAGAAGAGACGCGCTCACCGCAGCAAGGCTGACTACTAA
- a CDS encoding uncharacterized protein (EggNog:ENOG41): MLPSHYSQYVSITKEPTTAERLVASSPLTYKITEPTRKAVEDIYVADLDEPEGFSTLQPTVTGEQTNSVSSRSDGLNDDPTQGHKEFKIHVFPAPDYNHRFAMAGSPLHIPWPSAYEQEQSFIATTLKQSLPKSIASVGLAHWLVSDGSALRMERKVKRKRIRDWLPSKMKKGTTE; encoded by the exons ATGCTTCCC AGCCACTATTCCCAATATGTATCGATAACAAAGGAGCCCACGACTGCCGAGAGATTGGTGGCCAGCAGTCCTCTCACGTACAAGATTACAGAGCCTACCCGCAAGGCTGTGGAGGATATTTACGTTGCGGATTTGGACGAACCCGAAGGCTTCAGTACCCTACAGCCGACAGTGACCGGGGAGCAGACCAATAGCGTGAGCTCACGGTCCGACGGACTAAACGATGATCCAACGCAGGGCCATAAAGAGTTCAAGATACACGTCTTCCCTGCGCCAGATTACAACCATAGATTTGCCATGGCGGGATCACCGCTGCATATACCCTGGCCCAGTGCGTACGAGCAGGAACAGTCATTCATTGCAACAACACTGAAGCAGTCGTTGCCCAAAAGTATAGCCAGTGTAGGGCTTGCGCATTGGCTTGTGAGCGATGGCAGCGCGTTGCGCATGGAGCGCAAAGTCAAAAGGAAGCGGATTAGGGATTGGCTTCCCAGCAAAATGAAGAAAGGCACGACTGAGTAA
- a CDS encoding uncharacterized protein (EggNog:ENOG41) — translation MATPTPMRHAPSQQGRTPSHQGPTPSQIAGATPPISTPFSNAAQAAFSPRGQRSPQQVKKSPATSTLMGQSGMGALNFDSPSTAAAMGALGIGGSFDIGLENVSVSELDSLNVSFGKEDKLKREDDKLKRLDHILELLNQKKGFVSEAGLERLAQRLGLELLSEENTAPDGRKKKTLAIAGSAIAVDIVLDNNIVQNVSLAYHGSAPSVHKQMEAASQILLTDLKLGLNQSPLTKTLDKFAYNFGHIANLDKLSIIPGLDCYEALAGIYTSLERLHQWDMANLRKEPEMEGKPDHYLSLAALCTRHGYPVMHARNKVGLALQYWKELRFVPPSNDKISSPWEKEKIWSLLLDCAPMEALGLPTTIETIGPPPVRVSEDWISKDVAKEVHQDPGQALNPTSFPILDWQEPENISLPSSDENKSATIGVLGLDLSISPQVMFTVTFDPPVILPQNDYARLYAYAGAEPPSPDPSEFEQRSPPTFDDLFFPMLAQNKQDPSESRTVHRLRNVRVFDQQGKSSMRSHHNTLFIYKPIYSRTITQMPFSHPRQLIDMLPLLRQFAFLSTLMNNSFGPKTREDLPKSSKAPTTSKTVKDELAAFMDFSDDEAKEDEKAKRETTQEAEKETKESREENGTANDVDMDVILWVHPSPHLQVVFPVKDSTIDITLRILEGGTVEIVNENVIEQHEKESKGKGKPISREDLGKALERLEDLCKWAEWIRTRLW, via the exons ATGGCGACACCAACGCCTATGAGGCATGCGCCCTCACAGCAAGGACGCACGCCGTCGCATCAGGGCCCAACGCCGTCACAGATTGCGGGCGCGACGCCGCCTATCTCGACGCCATTCTCCAACGCCGCCCAGGCCGCTTTCTCGCCTCGGGGGCAGCGATCACCGCAGCAGGTGAAGAAATCGCCAGCGACATCGACACTGATGGGCCAATCTGGCATGGGCGCCTTGAATTTCGATAGCCCATCAACTGCTGCCGCTATGGGCGCACTGGGGATTGGCGGTAGCTTCGATATCGGCCTCGAGAACGTCAGCGTCAGCGAGCTTGATTCACTAAACGTCTCATTCGGCAAGGAGGACAAGTTGAAGCGAGAGGACGACAAATTAAAACGACTGGACCATATCCTCGAGTTGTTAAAT cagaagaaaggcTTCGTCAGCGAAGCCGGCTTGGAACGGCTTGCTCAGCGCCTCGGCCTTGAACTACTATCCGAAGAGAATACAGCCCCAGACGGACGCAAGAAAAAGACGTTGGCCATTGCAGGCTCTGCTATTGCCGTCGACATCGTATTGGATAACAACATTGTCCAAAATGTGTCATTAGCCTACCATGGATCGGCGCCATCAGTTCATAAGCAGATGGAAGCAGCCAGCCAAATTCTGTTGACGGACTTGAAGCTTGGTCTTAACCAAAGCCCTCTTACGAAAACACTGGATAAATTCGCATATAACTTTGGGCATATAGCCAACCTAGACAAGCTCAGCATTATTCCCGGTCTTGACTGTTATGAGGCTCTAGCCGGTATCTATACTAGCTTGGAAAGATTACACCAGTGGGACATGGCAAATTTACGAAAGGAGCCGGAGATGGAGGGCAAACCGGATCATTACCTATCTCTAGCCGCTCTTTGCACTCGACACGGCTATCCTGTCATGCACGCACGAAATAAGGTCGGGCTCGCTTTGCAGTACTGGAAAGAGCTGCGATTCGTACCCCCTTCAAACGACAAAATAAGTTCACCttgggagaaggagaaaattTGGTCCCTTCTGCTTGATTGTGCGCCTATGGAAGCACTTGGCCTGCCTACAACGATTGAAACAATTGGCCCGCCGCCTGTCAGAGTATCTGAGGACTGGATCTCCAAAGATGTGGCGAAGGAGGTGCACCAGGATCCGGGTCAAGCACTGAATCCTACTTCCTTCCCCATTCTTGACTGGCAAGAACCAGAGAATATCTCACTCCCATCATCGGACGAGAACAAAAGCGCCACTATTGGTGTTTTGGGGCTGGATCTCTCAATATCTCCTCAGGTTATGTTTACTGTTACGTTCGATCCACCTGTCATCCTTCCGCAAAATGACTACGCCCGACTTTACGCCTACGCGGGTGCTGAGCCGCCCAGCCCAGACCCTAGCGAGTTTGAGCAGCGCTCCCCTCCAACATTTGACGATTTATTCTTCCCCATGTTGGCTCAGAATAAGCAAGATCCCAGCGAATCGAGGACGGTTCATCGCCTGCGTAACGTCCGTGTTTTTGATCAGCAAGGGAAATCGTCCATGAGGAGCCACCATAACACACTCTTCATCTATAAGCCCATTTATTCCAGAACAATTACGcagatgcccttttctcatCCGCGCCAGCTCATTGACATGCTCCCCCTTCTTCGGCAGTTTGCCTTCCTTTCTACACTGATGAACAATTCCTTTGGGCCCAAAACTAGGGAGGATTTACCCAAGTCAAGCAAGGCTCCTACTACCTCTAAGACAGTCAAAGACGAGCTGGCAGCTTTTATGGATTtcagcgacgatgaagccaaagaagacgagaaagcTAAACGAGAGACCACtcaagaagctgagaaggagacgaaagagagcagagaagaaaatggaaCTGCGAATGATGTGGATATGGACGTCATATTATGGGTTCATCCATCACCGCACCTCCAAGTCGTCTTCCCCGTCAAAGACTCTACCATTGACATTACACTTCGCATCCTAGAAGGCGGCACGGTAGAGATTGTAAACGAAAACGTTATTGAACAGCATGAAAAGGAAAGCAAGGGCAAAGGAAAGCCGATCAGTAGAGAAGATCTCGGCAAGGCGCTTGAACGGCTTGAGGATCTGTGTAAGTGGGCTGAATGGATTCGCACCCGGCTGTGGTAG
- a CDS encoding uncharacterized protein (EggNog:ENOG41~SECRETED:SignalP(1-20)~CAZy:GH16), with amino-acid sequence MPSLNALSTALLACAGSAVATQFTLADTYDHTNFFQKFTFTDEPDTNSGFVVYQNLANAQAQGLAKITSNNEVYLGVDHQTVLKGSGFAGRNSIRLESTNSYKHGLIVARFSHLPANKCGSWPSFWTLGDNWPSGGEIDVYEGWNNILDNQPAFHVGSSSQFGQCTLQSAGQSAPVVTPNCDNTFQSPPSQYLNQGCTTTDSTGPWASPSGGTYAIEWTSDYIKLYNWARGAEPANLASSNPDTATWGTPVANLANSNCNIDSHFADQRLILDIDFCGNPVGTPAFWQQSCAATTGQGTCADYVSKFPGDFAESYFQIQDIRYFSQSTAKPTTSKAVSSKATSSKAAVSTSKAAATSKAASSSAVVVPTSAISSQSAVAGSSAPAVTGTIVATSKWSNSSVTATGAGSAISSAPQMTTSTVFTTSVHTISQCAPEVTNCPFRPTVTTETIALYTTICPVLAAESSSELAAHTTAAPAPPAGSAGVPSGPETITTDITVVHTITSCAADITNCPARTSTEVVRTTFPAGQQTGVPVAPSVPVVPVAPGSAPSNTPGNAPGNAPGNAPGNAPSNTPGNAPSNAPGNAPGNAPGSAPSIVPVVPVGAPSNVPSAPGSGPVNTWASSIVGVPTPVGTGGSSAATGNPPRPCFQRPGWLHWC; translated from the exons ATGCCTTCTCTCAACGCCCTTAGCACGGCGCTCCTGGCCTGTGCCGGAAGTGCTGTTGCTACCCAGTTTACTTTGGCCGATACCTACGACCACACCAACTTCTTCCAGAAGTTTACATTCACCGAC GAACCCGACACCAACTCTGGCTTCGTGGTTTACCAGAACCTCGCCAATGCTCAGGCACAAGGCTTGGCCAAGATCACCAGCAACAATGAAGTCTACCTCGGAGTCGACCACCAGACCGTCCTCAAGGGTTCCGGCTTCGCTGGCCGTAACTCCATTAGACTCGAGTCCACAAACTCTTACAAGCACGGCCTCATCGTTGCCCGGTTCTCTCATCTGCCCGCCAACAAGTGCGGTAGCTGGCCCTCTTTCTGGACTCTTGGCGACAACTGGCCCAGTGGTGGAGAGATCGACGTGTACGAGGGCTGGAACAACATCCTCGACAACCAGCCTGCCTTCCACGTTGGCAGCTCAAGCCAATTTGGCCAGTGTACCCTCCAGAGTGCCGGACAGTCGGCTCCCGTTGTTACCCCCAACTGTGACAACACTTTCCAGAGCCCTCCTAGCCAGTACTTGAACCAGGGTTGCACCACCACCGATAGCACCGGTCCCTGGGCCTCTCCCAGCGGTGGCACCT ATGCCATCGAGTGGACCAGCGACTACATCAAGCTGTACAACTGGGCCCGAGGTGCCGAGCCTGCCAACCTGGCTTCATCCAACCCTGATACCGCTACCTGGGGCACTCCCGTGGCTAACCTGGCCAACTCCAACTGCAACATCGACAGCCACTTCGCCGACCAGCGCCTCATTCTCGACATCGACTTCTGCGGCAACCCCGTTGGCACTCCCGCCTTTTGGCAGCAGAGCTGTGCTGCCACCACTGGCCAGGGCACTTGCGCTGACTACGTCTCCAAGTTCCCCGGTGACTTTGCCGAGTCCTACTTCCAGATCCAGGACATTCGCTACTTCAGCCAGAGCACCGCCAAGCCTACCACTTCCAAGGCTGTTAGCTCCAAGGCTACCAGCTCCAAGGCCGCTGTCTCTAcctccaaggccgctgcTACCTCCAAGGCTGCCTCATCCTCTGCCGTTGTCGTTCCCAcctctgccatctccagccagtCTGCCGTCGCCGGCTCCTCTGCCCCTGCTGTGACCGGTACCATTGTCGCCACCAGCAAATGGAGCAACTCTTCCGTCACTGCTACCGGTGCTGGCTCCGCCATTTCTTCCGCTCCTCAGATGACCACCTCGACTGTCTTCACCACTTCCGTCCACACCATCTCTCAGTGTGCCCCTGAGGTCACCAACTGCCCGTTCCGCCCCACCGTCACCACCGAGACCATTGCCCTATACACGACCATCTGCCCCGTCCTGGCTGCTGAGTCTAGCTCCGAGCTGGCTGCCCACACTACCGCTGCccctgctcctcctgctggCTCAGCCGGTGTTCCCAGCGGTCCCGAGACCATCACCACCGATATCACCGTCGTTCACACCATCACCAGCTGCGCCGCCGACATCACCAACTGCCCTGCTCGCACTTCCACTGAGGTTGTCCGCACTACTTTCCCTGCTGGCCAGCAGACCGGTGTCCCTGTGGCGCCCTCCGTTCCCGTTGTCCCTGTCGCTCCCGGCAGCGCTCCCAGCAACACTCCTGGCAACGCTCCTGGAAATGCTCCCGGCAATGCTCCCGGCAATGCTCCCAGCAACACTCCTGGTAACGCTCCCAGCAACGCTCCTGGAAATGCCCCTGGCAATGCTCCTGGCAGCGCCCCCAGCATTGTCCCCGTTGTCCCCGTTGGTGCTCCTTCCAACGTTCCCAGCGCTCCGGGATCTGGCCCCGTCAACACCTGGGCATCCAGCATCGTCGGTGTACCTACTCCTGTAGGCACTGGCGGTAGCTCTGCTGCTACTGGTAACCCCCCCCGTCCCTGTTTCCAGCGGCCTGGGTGGCTGCACTGGTGCTGA